A segment of the Populus alba chromosome 9, ASM523922v2, whole genome shotgun sequence genome:
aaaccgattaaaccaagaaaatcagaaaaaaaaaaaaaaccaaaaaaacctaaccgtgaaaaaaccaattaaactgattaaaattttaaaaaaaccgatcaGTTTAGTtcgattttggttttataagcttgaaactgaaaaaattgaatcgaattaaaactaaaaaaaacaaaaaaaaataaaaattaagccacAACCTagccaaaccagaaaaaacagagccaaaccaaaaaaaccgagcaAAACCGGTTTGAATctgtttttgtcctaaaaaaatcaaaccgaatcaAAACCAATTGGTTCaaaccggtttcggttttttttaaaatattttgatttggttgttttttttttatatataaaaaccgaaccaaacaaaatatgatCACCCCTAATGATTAGGTCTAAGATTGGTGTGAATAAACTTGTAAAAACAATACCCTTTATTTAATGATAGTCTCACTAACAATTATGGCTTAAAACGCAATAGAAAGAGTTCTAATTCAAATTCTTCATAGTTTATAcgttaaaatataaatttatttgacaACATGACCTTCTCAAaattttcatgttattatttatgtatttgtttcaaaccatataatGACTTAACAAAttcatagatttttttcttgtccaataaccaaaaacaaaaaaaaaaaccttttggatTGTTCCATGTAAATCTCTTCATTAACATCaccatttaaaaaagttattttttcatcatttgagGTATTTCAAGTTTGTTAATAGTTATAATGGCTATTAATATTCTGATATAATTTATTCTTGATATAGGTGAACATGTGTCAAAATAATACATGTCTTCTTGTTGTTTGAAACATTTTAGCAATAATTTTTGCTTTATATTTGTGAATAGTTTCATCagcttttatctttgatttaaACATTCATTTATATCCAAATAGTTTACTTCCATATGGAATATCCATGAGTTTCCATGCATGATTATTCATAATGAATTTAATATCATTAGTGACCATCTTTTTTCAATAGGAAACTTCATAATAGGAATTTGCTTTAGAGTACATTCGAGATTCATTTTCTAACatattagaaaatcaaaaccaaatattctagttattttttctcttttacttattttaggctcaactttattattttttgattgatgATGAATACTTGAGCCAGCTTCAATAATTCTCCATGAATGATTTTCTTATGCCTCTTTAAatgaaacacatctttaaagatgtatcatttcttgatttcattataGTAGTAGGATGAATTctcttaatatttgatttgtgtACAAAAAATTGATATGTGTTGCTATTATaagaatatatgataaaaacacaatttataatTTCAGTTTTTGTATTGATCTTTTCGGAAGTACTGTCACTTTTGCAAAATACTCCCACACTTTAAGATGTttataaaaaggttttttatattttcataatttatatggtgtattttttaattttgtatgaGATACTTTATTAAgtatataattaacaataaaccCAAACTACTatgtataaaattatttgtaactctttaattttttgctaTATAAACTAAAAGACAATCTTGTGTTTTTTCTACGTGGGAAAGAGAGTTTTGGGttttacaaaaacatattaaccatgattttttttagattttaatgtttcatgttaaagaatttttgttggaaaataattctcaataaaattttagcaCTAAAAGTAAGTGAAATCCATTTTTAATTTAGcataaaatatacatattaaccatggtttaaaacaaattctttaataataattatctttcaatttatgCTCGTGTTTACTAATATGATGTCTACCAGTATTGAATCTTGTTAGGTAAGTAAGTGTTTTGCTTTTGTTCCTATAAAAGACCAATCTCTTATAGTTAATTACATGCAAATATGGATCACATATTAAGGTGTATCCATATAAAATGAACTTAAGAAATcctctaaaaaagaaaaagcaaaaaaaaaaaaaagcacaagaaACATGGGCTCCGGCAAGTAGCTCAAGCCCATGCTCCCTGCATGGGTATATGGATGCCTAGTGTGCAGGTAAGATTTATGAGCCCATTAGAGGTGAACGTGAGTTTAAGCCCGCTGTCTGAACTCAAATACGTTGGGCTCGGGCGCTGGGCGTCCGCCCATGCAAGGTGTACGGCCACCACCCTTGTGGGCTCGGGCTGTCACACTCGAGTTTAACGTGTTTGGGTCTAGGCAGCATATCCGGACCCAATTTCACCTCTAATAGGCTTGGGAACCTTACCCGAGCCCAATACTTGCCATATAATTTATTCTGGACCCTATGTGGGTTCctcaaaattttatattgatccAATATGTATTTTGAGTAgaatataactcaaaatatcataagGATGAAATTACACTTCAGGCTTTTCTCTTTGTAAAATAACAAGATTTATGAGCTATAAATATACCATGAATACTTCACGTcaaatattcataattttttcattcttaatatttttaacatatatatttttgaagtctatatttttaaagtatcattacactttctctctctacaaaGTTAGAGAGTCTCCACGTCCATCAAAGGGAACCTTTTATAGGTACCAACTACAGGTCATTTGGCTTATCATGCATCACCTACTATTACCACAGTTACTGGTCACCTGTCTTATTAGACATTGTCTACTGCCACTTACCAATTCTTAGGCTTTTCATATCAATTCATTGAATACCTAATTATGAAGAATCGATCATAttgcttgaattaaaaaataaattcattatcaaaaatatattatgatgtAATTTGTAAATTATGAATTCAACAATTGatacttgaaaaaagaaaacattattaacGAACCTTTTGTTTGGAATAAGACAAATTTGATTTGTCAAGATATCCTTGTTTTATAACCGAATCATTGAATAAGATTCAAAAAGCAAAGATTGAAATTACAAGGACATAAAGCAAAAgagtaataacaacaataataaaagtaaaatatatgtAACTCATCCctataaaaattcataatgttCCATGTAtgcaaattatttaaaattttccaaCATTATCCTTATAGTATtggaaaagtttcaattttatgtctaataaattttttgttgattttaattggAAGGGCATATTCAGAATGGTTTTTGTGAATCAAGGCTAAGTTCATCTCCTATTGTATTTGAGCATTTATTATAAATCACTTTCTTACAACCTCTCATATAATCTTGAAATTTGGATAACAATGTGAAAGCATTCTCCATACTAATTATATTAAATCCttaagaatatttaatttttaagaatcaaataacctaaaaatttagtaaaaaactcgcttcttaaattttatttcatgaaaaaaatataatatgcacACAAAGAATCtgaaacaagagaaaaataagaagaaaaaaaatgtactaCCAGGCATTACATAGGAACTTGTGGAAAACTAAAAGggcaacattaaaaaaaatggcaaacTATAAGGATATAGGTGAAACATTAGAATAAACGGAGGGGTGAAGTTGaccaaaataaaacacaaagaaaaccaAAGAGGTAGCAGAGTTGCAACGTGGCACGTTAGGGTTTTTTCTGAGGACCTAAAAATCAGCGGTTGGCAGTCAAAGCCCAtaaatgtaattaaattaaagaaatcaccctaaactttcaaaaaatataaataaattcccCTAAACTTCTCTTCCTTATTCCCGGCTAAACTCTGTCCGTCTCTGTTTCTGTCCATCGTCtccctttgtttttctttttctaataataaacttTTTTCCTTAACAACGTTGTCTGTTCCTCATTTGTCctcaagagaaagagagaggttcTGGTAGCATGAGGAAGAAACTCGACACTCGGTTCCCTGCCGTAAGCTattcctttctctctctgttttttttttttttttgaacaaaaaatcgCGGGTGTCTTTTTTCCTCTCCCTATTGTTCTATCGATTTATAGCAATATTTTTTCACGGTAATGATTCTGCTACTGGGATTAGTTTTTCGTTAATACTAACATGGGATTAGtgaattattgaaatttaaggCACTGTCTAATCCGTATTGAGTCTCAGAATCTGTTTTTGTCCTTGATATTGCATGCCcatatttcttatttatgtACCTTTGCTTGCTACTGAATTTGGAGGCCCATCTGTGGCAGTTTGTTGGATTGGTTATGTTTTTATGTATTAACGTGGCAGAAATGGCGAAACATAAGCTGACCAACTCTTGTTTCTCGTACCAATTTGATTATGTTTAAAGAATTGCTGGTATGTAGGGCACGATGTAATGCGTATTGACTCTTTATAGCTTGCCCTTTACCTCTGTTCTACATGTCCTTTGCGTGCTGCTGAATTTGTTTGGTGGCTAATTTGTTTCATTACTTTCTTGTTCCCATCCGGGGCACTTTGCTGGGTTGGTTTTGTTTTCGTGACGTTTTCGggctctattttatttatttactattgagttttttcttttcacgtGCTACCCTGTTTTCTAGGGTTTCTAAATTGTGAGACAGATAGAAAATCTTGTTTCCGTCGGTGAGACTTTGCGGTGATAGGAATCAGATCATCTTTTCTTACAAGTGGTCTTTACCTTGTGTATTACTACCTCTTAAGTTGGTTTTGTTCCATGCACGTAATGTATGATAGAAGCATGGCAGTTTCATTCtgtgaaacaaaaaaatgtttcttACAAGCGCATGTAAGCACACACAGACACAAAAATTAACGAGTTTTTAGTCTTACACTGATATTCGACAttcgatttgttttttactgAATGGTTGACATGAAGTTATCTTCTGCTTCCCTCGTTTTCTCACCTTTCCTTGGTTGTTCGATCCCAAAAGAGCAGAGAACTGTTCTCAACCATAAATCCCCTTCTCTCTCCCCCCTTAAGGCCCTGCTTCCAATGCCACCAGTTTCTCGTTtctaaaaaacatgtttcaaagGCTCCGGCCTCTGAACATTGTAAGAAGAGGTATTGCCACTTTTAAAGCACTTGTACCATGTAGAAGACTCTTAACTTTTGGTTTGCATccattttcaatttgagggtaATATAGTGGTTCAACCTTTTAATGGGCCTATTAAAACATATCACTTGAATTCTTgcatatatttatgtttatttttctaccATCTGATTAGTTACTTTATCTTGGTATTATATGACAGGCTCGGATCAAGAAGATTATGCAAACCGATGAGGATGTCGGGAAGATTGCCATGGCTGTGCCCCTTCTTGTTTGTAAGTAAATAAATATGGAGTCATGTTTATGAAATGGTGGAGATATGGTCCCTTTCTATTTTCTCTCACAATACATTTCTTACTTGCTCTTCGTAAAGGCATGCCATGCCAATACCATGAATGGAAATCCCCCTTCCCCTGCCCCTCCCCACGTTTTCTATTTTCGTGTTCtacatttattttcttcaactttttcttctttatgtCAGTTCTGTTTCATTCATCTTACTAATTAGATTTGTAATGAAATGTGCAGCCAAAGCTTTGGAACTATTTTTGCAAGATCTATGTGACCGAACTTACGAGATAACTCTGGAAAGGGGAGCCAAGACCTTGAATTCATTGCATTTGTAAGTTAGATCTTTCTGGCGACCGTAGCTTATTTTGAGTGGgtgagagatagagagagagagagagaagagagagtgaAGTTTGTGTTTTCTTCACCTTCCAGCTTCAGGGAATGAAGGTGGTCTGACTTTATCTATGAAATTTGCAGGAAACAGTGTGTACAGACATTCAATGTATTTGATTTCCTGAGGGAAATTGTGAGCAAGGTTCCAGACTTAGGTGGTCCTGATGCTGCCTCTGATGAACATGGCATTGCGAAAAGAAGGTTTGGGATGTCTAGTCTTGTATCTTATTTGTAGTTTTGGACATTTAGAGTGTTTGGTGACTCGTGGCATTCTTAATGCTTCGACTTCAGGAAAGTTGCTGATGATGAAGACAATGACAGTGACGAGGAGTGCACTCGAAGCAGAACAGTAAGTTTTTGTGCCCTTCACCTTGATTATATAATTCCATCTATCATTGGATGTCATGTTATCTTGTAGATTGTGTAGAAACAATCTATGATCAATGTCTACTACAAAAATGCTCTTAATTTAAATGGTGTTATTTTTCCTGTAACAAGTTAATTGTATCACCAGTTGcagattgtttttatgttttcgaACAATATGACCTAGAACTCAACCGACAATTCCTTTGACAGCACGAGACTACCCAGACAAGTAGCAGTGGCAGAGGGAGAGGTAGGGGCAGAGGCCGAGGCCGTGGCCGGGGGACGAGAGCCATGGATTATGAGCCTGAAGATTTTAAGGATAATATTCCAGCAGGAAGAAATTTACGAACACCGGTCCATGACTTTGACCTGAATCTGGACTTGGATGAGAATGGAGAAACAAAACCAGTGCTAGCTTGTGTCCCTGCTAGTTCCTCAACAAAACCTGACACTGTTGTCCCAGCAAGCTCCTCAACAAAGCCAATTCCTGAATTGAAGCACGAGGAAGTACCTGGATGGTCTCTAGCAGACATTGAAGGGATGGATATCGATCCCATTCAACTTGCGAACTTCAATACAAGAGTAGACGAGGAAGattatgatgaagaagaagactgAAGTTACTAGCAAGTGTTTGTGTGGTGCTGTATATGCTTTTTAACATCCTATAAGCAATGGTAGACAACAGCTAGAATTTAGATTACACAGTAGCTTCCCTAGGCATACATAGAGATCAGTTTGTTTAACCATTTCCCATGTTTGAGATGGAGCTCACTAGTCATTACTTATAAACGTTTCTGCACTTTGGTCCCTGTATAGTTTATGGGATAATTTTTGTGGCACTTTCCAGGCAAGGGAATGAGCCGGTGGTTCCCGTACGAGTAgtatttgatgttaaaaattctttttatttaaaaattgtatttaaataatatatattttttatttttttaaaattatttttgatattaacaaatataaaaatacctaaaaaatattaaataaaaataaaaaaattaaattttttttaaaaaagtatttttaaaacgaaaaaaattaagcttCCACATCGGATTCTGATTGGCTTTTCCTCGAGCTATTTTGTAACTTGTACGTTGTAACAAAGATTGGCAGTTCTGGTTTTTATCAAGTATTTATTTTGGCATTTCCGAGACTCAATTCCTTCATTGCTATGAACTCCAGGAATTGAATTCTAAATGTAATTcaacaaatacaaattaataaagaacaaataaGAGGGAGACCTTAACTCTGATTTGCTaaggagattattttttaaaaatgtctcctcttaatttccttttaaaaacCTTAGAACAGATCTGTCAAACTCAATGGGCTATGGTTTCAATCCAATTGTTGAACTTCCCGACACAGATCCTATATTTGATAATGTGTTTGGACAGTATTTTTCAATGTACATTTGAttgaattgatgatttttttttctttttatgatttcgATAGGAAGAtataaaaacagtaaaaaacacCTCAACCCAGATGATTTTTTGGATGGTTTCAACAAAATGtgctcttattttcttttcttttaatcctttttttggTGGGGAGGAAGGAATTAAattgagggggggggggggggaacaaAGTATGGACCTATTGTCGTCTCAATGAAGGAAGCAGGCACTCGTAAACCCGCTCCATGCGAGATAACACCATGAGCTTATAGTCAGTTTGAAGGCGAGGCTTCCCCAGATCAATAATATCCTGTCTCAACCTGTTCAAAACATATTTCCAATTAGCTTCAGAACAAACTCATTCTTGCCTTGTACTAGAGAGAAGGACGGGAACACCTCAGCAAGAGATTTTGGATAAAAAGCAAAACTCGGAGATGACACTAACCATTGCCATTCACCAGTGGCTTTTGCATGCCCCTCTACAGCATGGAACAGGCGATCCAGACAATGTAACACTAATCCAAACATGCATTGTGACTCCTTTTCCTGTAAAACACAAGAAACGAGGGTTGATAGATTTATATTCATTATGCACGGGCAACAATCGAACGTGTTtgaatcatttaaaaatggcaGCAGGAGAAAAGAGACTTTAAAACTTTTGGTCCTTTGACAAGAGCTGAGAGAGTGACCAGCAAGTGACTCCCAAATTCAAATCTCGTATCAAGACTCAGAGAGGAGATAACATCGTGAAAGTTGGACAACAACTCCAGAACTTTCAAAGAAAACACTGGCCATGGcgcatcttaattttttttaaaaaaatttctcatatCAAGCAGTTCTTTAAAAAATAGGTCGGGATAAGCACAGTGAGATGCCACAATAAAGATAAGGCAGCCAAATTTCCAAGGACATTTACAGGAAGATTTATAGCagggcataaaaaataaacatattgacATCTCCTATGCAACCAAGATTTTTGTATAAATCAGAGTCCATCCAAGGTTTTCCCAATCATTCATTTACTCAGAAAAGCATAACACACAAGACCATAAACCTTCTTATGCCTTCTGTCAAGTAGAAAAGATAATGGCCGATAACTAATGCATGAGCACGAGAGAAATGCCCTGTCATTCTAGGATTAAAAAAGATAGATCATTCATATAATGCAATAAATTTCATTTACAGtacaaaactaacaaaaatatcaatagATACTAAATAATTGAGGTAACAAGGAGAACTAGGAAAAATAGTCCTAAAAGAAATCCAGATTCATACCAGTCCTTGGTTAACGTAAGTTTGATATTGAGCAATTCCTTTCTCGACCTCCACTAAAAGCAGTCTCCTTTGGCGCCGAGCAATTCTGCCCCTTCCTTCTGCTCTAGTATCCTGATAcaaataagcagaatcagcagCCACGGAATAACAACAGGGAAGAAACATGAACAGTGAAAGGACTGAagcatttacagaatttgattgTTAATCTCATTAGATACTGCATGTTTATTCAATATGCCAATTGTTTTAAATGGACCACGAATCCTAACCTAAGGCTCGGGTGTATGCTCTATAGAAGTATAGAAGAAAGTGTTATGCTCAATAGAAGTATAGAGAATGTCATGCTAGCTGAAAAGAGTCAAAGCTTTTTTATGCCAAATGAAAAGCAACAAATATCCTCTCTCtcacaacaataattaaattcttcCCTGGATTAAAGAATAAATCACCACAGCAACAGTAAGCATGGAAATTTACTCAAGCTGAACTTGTCTGAACTAATGATACGCATGTGTATTATCAAATATCTTCTAATTCCTATACCTGGTAACAGATTAATTCTCTTCACGAAGTTACCCTGAGAAaggtaaaatgataaataaactcTTACCCGTTTAAACCATGCACGCAATAACATTAGcagcaagagagagagaaagaaagccGGTAAGGCTGCAAGAATAGCAAAATTGATCTCATTTGCCTTGAGAATCTGATCCAGTTCAAGCATCGCCCTGATTAAAGATAAAGACAATTGAGATAAACATGGTCAAGGAACATTAATCATCTATCCACAATACAAGGTCAGTGAACTCACGTCTCAATATCCAATTTTAGCTTCTGAACCTGAAATAGCAAGAACCCATTATACATGGCCAAAAGtataagaaaataacataataaaaatagtctGCAGTACCTGGATCAGCAAAGCATGAGCAAGCTCTCCCTTTAAGAGATTCTGAATAGGATGCGTAAGTTCCTGTTCATACctgcattaaaattaaaaagctgattattttacttttcagtaaaaaaaaaaatctgccaGAAAACATAATCAGAACAGTAATTTTGTAGAAGTAGCAATTCAAAATAATGACATGAAGTTAACAATTCTCTTtccaaaggaaaaaagaagttcATAATTCAGAGAGATTTTAAGAGTACTAGCCCCtccccaaaataaaaaaaaaactaccaccTTCCTAGATAAATTTATCAAGGATATGATTTGAGTTTCTTTGACTTCGAGTAAAATTTCTATTGACTGAAAGCAGATTTAATAAATGTCCATGGGGATTATGTCCATTAAGACATTCTTTGTGCACACAAATGTGTCCAAACAAAAACACACTAGGATCAAATTTGTCTTGTCAATGCCTTCAGCAGATAAACGACTCAATCAACTTCTACATTTGACAAACACATATGATGCACATAAGGACATGGTGAAAATAGTTTAGTAATAAGCCATTCTTATTGCCATTGGCAATCATCAAAGTAGGATCTTTAAACAAAGCAATAGGATTAGGAACAGTGGCTGAGGGTGGACAAATTATAGAATGAGGAGGATTTGAATAGAATACACATAATTTTGAGGGGCCatataagattttattaaaactaaactaaaatctAAGGGCTATATTGTGAAATGGAAAAATCTTTCACTAGGAAACTAAGTGTATAAGAACAGAAAACCaatacaaaaatagataaatattgtTTGGTTCcccttatttttcaatattctgGTGCCTCACATGCATGTTTTTCAACTTTCCGGTTACCCTTTATTGTTCCTTGGATGCATCAATTTACTATACAAAACAATGAGTCAGGCATGGCAGCAAACTAGTAATTGAGTTAACCATTCCCTTCTTCTGTTCTATACTTGAAGTGTCTTATGGTATTTGTTGAAATATAATATCAAGGGTAACGAAAAAGACCCAGAATAAGTTCGGCAAAGAAGTCAACCTGTCCATAACTATTTCAAGCATTTCCTGATCTGATGCATGTTCAGGGAACTTTTGACCTTTTGTCTGCTCGCTGAAAGCCAATAACATTCTGCATCTCAAGCAAATAATTAAGTAAAGGTCAAGTGAAGATCAAcctaaaagaagaaaacacttttaaaagaaaatgatatggCAGCATCTTCTGTGCAAGGTGATAGCGAGACCCCCTTTTTGATTTGTTCCATACACTAACAATGATATTCTCTtccattatttttcaatgtcaacttgccctttttttttatctttttacatGTTATGTATTCTTCACTGTTCTTGACCCTCTCTTGTCATAATTAAACTTGCAGGTAATTTAGAAACTATATAAGCATTATCTTCAGAGTCAAGGTGGAATACATGAAATACATGATTGTAAATAAGGTCCACGGCATCATTGCAGCTAAGTCCAAAACATACACAGTATAGTTTTATGAGTGAAGTACAATACTCTTTTTGTATAACAAGTAAATCAACATCCAATATAATAGGTAATGAGTCCACAAGAAATGGAAGAAAGTTTAACCTATGCAGCGAACTGGCAGTCAACTGCACTTCTTCTACCTCCATCACACCTTTGTGTCTCTTCCTGAATGTATCAAAAAGTTCATCTCTAATGGACAGAAGCTGTTCATAAATCAAGTTCCACACCATTAAATTTGAGCAAATAATCCCTAAATAACAaggaatatataaataatttggaGACAAAGAAAGTGCGAGTCCAATGCTTATTATGAAATGACTTCCTCTGAATATTCAAAGGGATCCAGAACAAATGGAAGGATACCAAAAGCACACTTGAGGGCCAAAATGTCTCCTGGAATAACCAGCTTATTTTGAGAATTTAACATGAAGAAGGCCATATAATTACACCACATTGGCCAAGTATTGGGTTAATGAGGTATTTTGAAATGATTACAAAAATCAAACATTGGTTCTTAAAAAACTCAagacataattgtttttattattattattatctttgtcTGGTCGACTTTGATGAGATTTGCGCTTGTGATTTATAATAGGTATGGAATCCTATACTTGATTATCTAGAATAAACTAAAGGATTGGTTAGTCAATTAAGGGAATTGATCGACTCTCGCATAGGTAAATAAAGACTTATGTACACAACAAACAACAACTTGGCCAAAAGGaaatcctttcttttctttcaaattatctTGGTATCAAAGCTTTGTTGACTAAATGAtcatgagttcaaatctcatcaccattattttttcttcaaattaaaattaattttataacataAGGTAGTTTGActttatgcaagtttcaagtttaaaaagttCACTTGAAGAGATGTGTTAAAGAAGAATATAAATCACATTTTTGAAcctcatttaaaaattttaaacttttgggttgagatgaatATTGGACAGCATGAGAGCTTAggaggattttaaaaaaaaaaatccaatgtcTTTAGAGTACTAGTTATTGCTCGTGTCTGGTTGTCTCTTTGCCAAAATTGCTCTTCTTTACTCGTGTTGAGGCCTGCAGATTGTTCAGAGAATTCTTCTACAAAATCCTCTTTATGTTTGTGATTGATTGTCTCTTGgccataattgatttttc
Coding sequences within it:
- the LOC118053848 gene encoding uncharacterized protein isoform X2, with protein sequence MQTDEDVGKIAMAVPLLVSKALELFLQDLCDRTYEITLERGAKTLNSLHLKQCVQTFNVFDFLREIVSKVPDLGGPDAASDEHGIAKRRKVADDEDNDSDEECTRSRTHETTQTSSSGRGRGRGRGRGRGRGTRAMDYEPEDFKDNIPAGRNLRTPVHDFDLNLDLDENGETKPVLACVPASSSTKPDTVVPASSSTKPIPELKHEEVPGWSLADIEGMDIDPIQLANFNTRVDEEDYDEEED
- the LOC118053848 gene encoding uncharacterized protein isoform X1, which produces MRKKLDTRFPAARIKKIMQTDEDVGKIAMAVPLLVSKALELFLQDLCDRTYEITLERGAKTLNSLHLKQCVQTFNVFDFLREIVSKVPDLGGPDAASDEHGIAKRRKVADDEDNDSDEECTRSRTHETTQTSSSGRGRGRGRGRGRGRGTRAMDYEPEDFKDNIPAGRNLRTPVHDFDLNLDLDENGETKPVLACVPASSSTKPDTVVPASSSTKPIPELKHEEVPGWSLADIEGMDIDPIQLANFNTRVDEEDYDEEED